The following proteins are encoded in a genomic region of Tigriopus californicus strain San Diego chromosome 6, Tcal_SD_v2.1, whole genome shotgun sequence:
- the LOC131882706 gene encoding uncharacterized protein LOC131882706, giving the protein MSFLRIKEEHHAEEYDIDEETDDHLADDLHEDFVACETHDPPAELPTVVDHEIDEEAQSPGCFPAESVELDLLPRPVNDLNCKQARSYLVKLLRAANNGDNPSYGLPNKCPPFWPNYYWPWERLTDVHTKPSGMVEPLQYSEMMKLAIRKGYQYYGYDPDAYFDVEVEEREKERETFMAGSVRAPSIQWQISNESDEPPRLPRPATKLNCIQSRTVLSKLLRYQLGGNNPNYGSPSTEPPWWPNELIRWIDMVDLRGKPPYLPDNSTYTDVLKLAIKRCLEHYGYDPENHLSREVPPATSTSSKSEQTDGKAKKNVMSVEARLQASLSSDSSGPPRLAMPISKMNCGDIRVALSRLLWYHNNSTPPSYGNVSSMPQWWPNTLMDWTKLKNLRHKYDGPLGNSYTNCLRIATSRGYSFYGLDADQYVVESDEAKANEENETAAETQATMTPIILAPKDTASSEVPAFTITPIQTPKRKPMPNLVPISSFKTPKLNPHAPSGLNPSPRTNGTQTKRASIKMISPQRELNVRKQPYPQALLNNPSWYPPKMNATSGLVTADQDVKSLKPCKVLLERGFGGIKTRQMKTPKSLPRPTVRKPLTKVLQDDLKHMHHTDLKIVGREGHSVMIHKSVLAAQSHVLCQVIKELIPYEKDIALSFPDFSKDMLTLFVEALYHGRVMMDSEQRREFNQFLPMFHHYGLFQSMKEDKLVTPMIRQPPVKIPKKSRKRKTSSISDLAIMEPIVQINEEPLVNPPKRSRKKTPSSPLSKHIMWLDLEREVAYGRDSFIRFLVREKLLKGHLICESNYCNGDVELVEDNRYFDGHVWTCKNATSTNSSGHTLKLPVRTGSMLPDLPLTLEDITKGIFCWQHAFPLDQAHTKSKISMDNLKIVYKMCNEHFNVE; this is encoded by the coding sequence ATGAGTTTTCTTCGGATCAAAGAGGAGCATCATGCTGAAGAATACGATATCGATGAGGAAACTGACGATCATCTGGCCGATGATCTCCATGAGGACTTTGTTGCTTGCGAAACACACGATCCTCCAGCAGAGCTACCTACTGTTGTTGATCATGAAATTGACGAAGAAGCTCAATCCCCTGGATGTTTTCCAGCAGAGTCGGTCGAGTTGGACTTGCTCCCTCGACCTGTGAATGATCTGAATTGTAAACAAGCGAGAAGCTACCTTGTGAAACTGCTCAGAGCTGCAAATAATGGAGATAATCCATCCTATGGATTACCAAACAAGTGTCCGCCATTCTGGCCCAACTATTACTGGCCTTGGGAGCGACTCACGGATGTTCACACCAAACCATCTGGGATGGTGGAACCCTTGCAATATTCGGAAATGATGAAACTCGCCATTCGAAAAGGCTATCAATATTATGGCTACGATCCGGATGCATATTTTGATGTCGAAgtagaagagagagaaaaggagagggagaCGTTCATGGCAGGATCGGTTCGAGCCCCGTCCATACAATGGCAAATTAGCAACGAATCCGACGAGCCCCCAAGGTTGCCTCGTCCAGCAACGAAATTGAATTGCATTCAATCGAGAACTGTCTTGTCCAAATTGCTCCGATATCAATTGGGTGGAAACAACCCAAATTATGGTTCTCCGTCCACTGAGCCTCCATGGTGGCCTAATGAGTTAATCCGATGGATCGATATGGTCGACTTGAGAGGTAAACCTCCCTATTTGCCCGATAATTCTACATACACCGATGTGTTAAAACTTGCCATCAAACGGTGTTTGGAGCATTACGGATACGATCCAGAGAATCATCTCAGCCGAGAGGTTCCGCCAGCAACCTCGACGTCTTCCAAATCTGAGCAAACGGAtggaaaagcgaaaaaaaacgTCATGTCCGTGGAGGCCCGACTTCAAGCCAGTCTTTCCAGCGATTCATCGGGCCCGCCCAGACTCGCAATGCCCATTTCCAAGATGAATTGCGGTGACATCAGAGTGGCATTAAGTCGGTTATTATGGTATCACAATAACAGCACACCACCAAGTTACGGGAACGTCTCCTCCATGCCCCAATGGTGGCCAAACACATTGATGGATTGGACCAAATTAAAGAACTTAAGGCATAAGTACGATGGACCCTTGGGTAATTCCTACACTAACTGCCTTCGAATTGCCACTAGTCGAGGATATAGCTTCTATGGATTGGATGCAGATCAATATGTGGTGGAGAGTGACGAAGCCAAAGCCAACGAGGAAAATGAAACTGCTGCTGAGACGCAAGCAACGATGACACCCATCATTCTGGCTCCAAAAGATACGGCATCATCGGAGGTACCTGCGTTTACGATCACTCCCATTCAGACTCCGAAGAGAAAGCCCATGCCCAATCTGGTGCCAATATCCTCGTTCAAAACTCCCAAACTCAACCCACACGCCCCTAGTGGTCTTAATCCAAGTCCTCGAACCAATGGAACTCAAACCAAACGAGCCTCGATCAAAATGATTTCCCCACAAAGGGAACTGAATGTGAGGAAGCAACCTTATCCTCAAGCCTTATTGAATAACCCATCGTGGTATCCACCCAAGATGAATGCAACTTCAGGTTTGGTCACAGCGGATCAAGATGTCAAGAGTCTCAAACCGTGTAAAGTACTATTGGAGCGAGGATTTGGTGGAATAAAAACCAGACAGATGAAAACTCCCAAGAGTTTGCCTCGACCAACGGTCAGAAAGCCATTGACAAAGGTGTTACAAGACGATTTGAAGCACATGCACCACACGGATTTGAAGATCGTTGGTCGAGAAGGCCACAGTGTTATGATTCACAAGAGTGTCTTGGCGGCACAGTCGCATGTTCTTTGTCAAGTCATCAAGGAACTAATTCCTTATGAGAAAGATATTGCATTATCGTTTCCAGACTTCTCCAAAGACATGTTGACACTCTTCGTTGAAGCACTCTATCACGGAAGAGTGATGATGGATTCCGAGCAGAGGCGGGAGTTTAACCAGTTCTTACCGATGTTCCATCACTATGGTTTGTTTCAATCCATGAAGGAGGATAAACTGGTCACTCCCATGATTCGTCAGCCTCCCGTGAAAATTCCCAAAAAGTCTCGGAAAAGGAAAACTTCATCGATAAGTGATCTGGCCATAATGGAACCCATAGTCCAGATAAATGAGGAACCTTTGGTCAATCCCCCCAAGAGGTCTCGAAAGAAAACGCCCTCGTCACCCTTATCCAAACATATCATGTGGCTGGATTTGGAACGAGAAGTGGCTTACGGACGGGATTCATTCATTCGGTTCTTGGTGCGAGAGAAACTGCTGAAGGGACATCTAATCTGCGAGAGTAACTATTGCAATGGTGACGTGGAACTGGTTGAAGACAATCGTTACTTTGATGGCCACGTTTGGACGTGCAAAAACGCCACGTCCACCAACAGCAGCGGTCACACCCTCAAACTTCCAGTCAGAACCGGTTCGATGCTGCCCGACCTCCCGCTAACTTTGGAGGATATCACCAAGGGGATTTTTTGTTGGCAGCACGCCTTTCCTTTGGACCAGGCTCACACTAAAAGCAAGATTTCAATGGACAATCTTAAAATCGTTTATAAAATGTGCAATGAACATTTCAACGTCGAATAA